In one Colletotrichum destructivum chromosome 2, complete sequence genomic region, the following are encoded:
- a CDS encoding Putative D-isomer specific 2-hydroxyacid dehydrogenase, catalytic domain-containing protein, with product MKRLAFPSNTPTTLDFDMSQLNPKPRILFFNPVRHALADYEALHAVASPEVVTSTSRRELFDDLKAKYHDIQAIYRTSASGARSHFRFHPLTAPAQVAGNFDEELISHLPTSLKFICHTGAGYDQIDVDACSRRGITVTYAPDPVTNATADLALFLLLGAIRQLNPSFSSLRNGNFKKGLDFGHDPQGKTLGILGMGRIGRAVKRRAEPFGLKVVYHNRTPLSDELAAGCPYVSFDELLETSDIISVHVPLSAATKHLVGAAEIAKMRPGVVLINTARGAVIDEGAMAEALDAGHIAAVGLDVYEREPLVDERLVKNERALLVPHLGTHTVETLRQMESLAMENARRGVCGEALLTIVPEQVETRSV from the exons ATGAAGAGGCTGGCTTTTCCTTCAAACACTCCAACAACCCTCGACTTTGACATGTCCCAGCTAAATCCAAAGCCCcgcatcctcttcttcaaccccGTGCGTCATGCGTTGGCCGACTACGAGGCTTTGCATGCCGTGGCGAGCCCCGAAGTCGTGACGAGCACTTCGCGGAGGGAGCTCTTTGACGACTTGAAAGCAAAGTATCACGATATTCAGGCCATCTATAGGACGTCTGCCAGCGGAGCG AGGTCGCACTTCCGATTCCATCCTCTAACCGCGCCAGCCCAGGTTGCCGGGAACTTTGACGAGGAACTCATCAGCCACCTCCCCACGTCGTTGAAGTTCATCTGCCACACGGGCGCCGGCTACGATCagatcgacgtcgacgcctgCTCCCGCCGCGGCATCACCGTCACCTACGCGCCCGACCCGGTCACCAACGCCACGGCCGACCTGGCCCTCTTTTTGCTGCTGGGCGCCATCCGGCAGCTGAACCCTTCCTTCAGCAGCCTGAGGAACGGGAATTTCAAAAAGGGGCTCGACTTCGGCCACGACCCGCAGGGTAAGACGCTGGGCATCctcggcatgggccgcatcGGTCGGGCCGTCAAGCGCCGCGCGGAGCCGTTCGGGCTGAAAGTCGTCTACCACAACCGCACGCCCCTGTcggacgagctggccgccgggTGCCCGTACGTGTCCTttgacgagcttctcgagacGAGCGACATCATCTCCGTGCACGTCCCGCTCTCGGCCGCGACGAAGCATCTCGTAGGAGCGGCCGAGATCGCCAAGATGAGACCGGGCGTCGTCCTGATCAACACGGCACGGGGagccgtcatcgacgagggcgcAATGGCGGAGGCGCTGGATGCCGGCcacatcgccgccgtgggcTTGGACGTCTACGAGAGGGAGCCCCTAGTCGACGAGCGGCTTGTGAAGAACGAGCGGGCGCTGCTCGTGCCGCATCTGGGCACGCACACCGTCGAGACGCTCAGGCAGATGGAATCGTTGGCCATGGAGAATGCGCGGCGGGGGGTATGCGGGGAGGCCCTTCTGACCATCGTCCCAGAGCAGGTAGAGACCAGGTCGGTGTAA